Proteins from a genomic interval of Kribbella aluminosa:
- the trpD gene encoding anthranilate phosphoribosyltransferase, with protein sequence MAATLRTWSGLISALLAGSDLSAADTSWAMDQLVLGEASPAQISGFLIALRAKGETADELNGLAAALRSHATPVRIHGPFVDIVGTGGDRTGAANISTMAAVVVAATGVTVVKHGGRAASSSAAGSGDLVEYLGVPLDLSPAAAAQVAADVGLTYLFAPRFNPALRAAAVVRRELAVPTALNVLAPLLNPADPQHQLVGVANARMLPVLAEALAAQGKSALVARGDDGLDKLTTTGYSRLWVVHDGSASEVVFDPRSLGLRPSSLAELRGGDAAFNARLLRGLVDGERGPVRDVVLLNAAAALATLSLESGLEQMTDCFEWCREAVDTGRAAEVLDRWTSQYLSCPVP encoded by the coding sequence ATGGCAGCAACGCTCCGGACGTGGTCCGGTCTGATCTCCGCGCTCCTGGCCGGCTCCGACCTGTCGGCTGCGGACACGAGCTGGGCCATGGACCAACTGGTGCTGGGCGAGGCGTCCCCGGCGCAGATCTCCGGGTTCCTGATCGCTTTGCGCGCCAAGGGCGAGACCGCGGACGAACTCAACGGCCTGGCAGCGGCACTGCGTTCGCATGCGACGCCTGTGCGGATCCACGGACCGTTCGTGGACATCGTCGGTACCGGCGGCGACCGTACCGGCGCAGCCAACATCTCCACGATGGCCGCAGTGGTGGTTGCCGCTACCGGTGTCACCGTCGTCAAGCACGGCGGCCGCGCCGCCTCGTCCTCAGCCGCCGGCTCTGGCGACCTGGTGGAGTACCTTGGCGTCCCACTCGACCTGTCGCCCGCTGCGGCGGCCCAGGTGGCTGCTGACGTCGGCCTGACCTACCTGTTCGCGCCACGGTTCAACCCGGCGCTCCGTGCGGCCGCCGTCGTACGACGCGAGCTGGCCGTCCCCACGGCGCTCAACGTGCTGGCACCGTTGCTGAACCCTGCTGACCCTCAGCACCAGCTCGTGGGAGTCGCTAACGCACGGATGCTCCCAGTGCTCGCAGAAGCCCTTGCTGCACAGGGCAAGTCAGCACTGGTCGCGAGAGGTGACGACGGGTTGGACAAGCTCACCACCACTGGCTACTCGCGGCTGTGGGTAGTACATGACGGGTCTGCTTCGGAGGTGGTCTTCGACCCGCGTTCGCTCGGGCTACGGCCGTCCTCGCTCGCAGAACTACGTGGTGGCGATGCAGCTTTCAACGCGCGGTTGCTGCGCGGGCTGGTCGACGGAGAGCGTGGACCGGTGCGGGACGTCGTACTGCTGAATGCTGCTGCCGCGTTGGCGACCCTGTCGTTGGAGTCAGGTCTTGAGCAGATGACGGACTGTTTCGAGTGGTGCCGGGAGGCTGTGGACACTGGTCGAGCGGCCGAGGTACTGGATCGCTGGACCAGCCAGTACCTGTCCTGTCCGGTGCCCTAG
- a CDS encoding phosphotransferase family protein, with protein MTHTIELTDTTATKHYTSWSRGEPTREWTALTLLSQATPDLTPTPLASSHDHTPWLQMTRTSGHPLSAPLTPTQLTALGNALEALWSAPADLLDPIGLTALVERTRTGLTTLTASEGVIAQAATAWLDNQPPDLTDLPDPVVAHGDPNLTNYLWDGSRIRIIDFEDSGRGDRTVELANLVEHLSWRTTDPTPLVRRFAPDLRRFNAARLLWSGFWLMLIAPGGPSADRNPRGTAEAQARRVLRLAAE; from the coding sequence ATGACCCACACCATCGAACTCACCGACACCACCGCCACCAAGCACTACACGTCCTGGTCCCGCGGCGAACCCACCCGCGAGTGGACAGCCCTCACCCTCCTCTCCCAAGCAACCCCCGACCTGACCCCCACCCCGCTCGCGTCCTCCCACGACCACACCCCGTGGTTACAGATGACCCGAACCTCAGGCCACCCCCTCAGCGCCCCGCTGACTCCCACCCAACTCACAGCGCTGGGCAACGCCCTCGAGGCCCTCTGGTCAGCCCCGGCCGACCTCCTCGACCCAATCGGCCTAACAGCCCTGGTCGAGCGCACCCGTACCGGCCTGACCACCCTCACCGCCAGCGAAGGTGTTATCGCACAAGCCGCCACCGCCTGGCTCGACAACCAACCACCAGACCTGACAGACCTACCGGACCCCGTGGTGGCCCATGGCGACCCCAACCTCACCAACTACCTCTGGGACGGCAGCCGGATCCGCATCATCGACTTCGAGGACTCCGGTCGCGGAGACCGCACGGTGGAGCTCGCCAACCTCGTCGAGCACCTTTCCTGGCGAACTACGGACCCCACCCCACTGGTACGACGCTTCGCACCGGACCTGCGCCGCTTCAACGCAGCACGTCTGCTCTGGTCCGGCTTCTGGCTGATGCTGATCGCCCCAGGAGGCCCCAGCGCCGACCGGAACCCACGTGGCACCGCAGAAGCCCAGGCCCGCCGCGTACTCAGGCTGGCAGCGGAATAG
- a CDS encoding YciI family protein produces MKYVVMIFRSVDREWTAEDEAALKRLIALEQELASSGELISSEGLVPPEQGRIVQLRDGRQVVTDGPFGEAKEQLAGFFLIDADDARAQSIASQVSAAVGDRVELRGTLISTGMPDALR; encoded by the coding sequence ATGAAGTACGTCGTGATGATCTTCCGGAGCGTCGACCGGGAGTGGACCGCCGAGGACGAGGCGGCACTCAAGCGGCTGATCGCGCTCGAGCAGGAGCTGGCGAGCTCCGGTGAGCTGATCAGTTCGGAAGGGCTGGTGCCGCCGGAGCAGGGGCGGATCGTCCAGCTCCGGGACGGCCGGCAGGTGGTCACCGACGGGCCGTTCGGCGAGGCGAAGGAGCAGCTGGCCGGGTTCTTCCTGATCGACGCCGACGACGCTCGCGCGCAGTCGATCGCGTCGCAGGTCTCGGCAGCGGTCGGTGACCGGGTCGAGCTCCGCGGCACGCTGATCTCAACGGGAATGCCAGACGCACTCCGGTGA
- a CDS encoding RNA polymerase sigma factor — MTNFELLLREQAPQVLSALVRHYGHFDLAEEAVQEALLAAAQQWPEEGVPDNPRGWLIRVGSRRLTDLLRSESARRRREENAAQLAAPEEFVASGPEIDDPGGRDDTLTLLFLCCHPALSAASQIALTLRAVGGLSTAQIAAAFLVPESTMAQRISRAKRSIKQAGSTFEMPPEAERDERMGAVLHVLYLIFNEGYTASSGTSLHSAELTAEAIRLVRGVRKLRPDDGEVAGLLALMLLTDARRAARTGTDGALIPLAEQDRSKWDRAAVVEGEALVSDALSRTQLGPYQVQAAIAAVHDTAERADATDWRQIVALYDVLEQLVDNPMVKLNHAVAVGMAVGPQEGLAVLEPLASDDRMNHRLEAVRAHLLEMSGDLAAARESYLLAARRTTSVPERHYLQSKADRLA, encoded by the coding sequence GTGACGAACTTCGAGCTGCTGCTGCGGGAACAGGCGCCGCAGGTGCTGAGTGCGCTCGTCCGGCACTACGGCCACTTCGACCTCGCTGAGGAGGCCGTACAGGAGGCCTTGCTCGCGGCTGCTCAGCAGTGGCCGGAGGAGGGCGTACCGGACAACCCGCGCGGCTGGTTGATCCGGGTCGGGTCGCGGCGGCTCACCGACCTGCTCCGCAGCGAGTCGGCGCGCCGGCGGCGGGAGGAGAACGCGGCGCAGCTCGCCGCGCCGGAGGAGTTCGTTGCCTCGGGCCCCGAGATCGACGACCCGGGCGGGCGGGACGACACGCTGACGCTGCTGTTCCTCTGCTGCCATCCGGCGTTGTCGGCCGCATCGCAGATCGCGCTGACGCTGCGGGCCGTCGGCGGTCTCAGCACGGCGCAGATCGCGGCGGCGTTCCTGGTGCCGGAGTCGACCATGGCGCAGCGGATCAGCCGGGCGAAGCGGAGCATCAAGCAGGCCGGCAGTACGTTCGAGATGCCCCCGGAGGCGGAGCGCGACGAGCGGATGGGCGCCGTACTGCACGTCCTCTACCTGATCTTCAACGAGGGCTACACGGCGTCGTCCGGTACGTCGCTGCACAGTGCGGAGCTCACGGCGGAGGCGATCCGGCTGGTGCGCGGCGTACGGAAGCTGCGGCCGGACGACGGTGAGGTGGCAGGGCTGCTGGCGTTGATGCTGCTCACCGACGCGCGGCGGGCAGCCCGTACCGGTACCGACGGAGCCCTGATCCCGCTTGCCGAGCAGGACCGGTCGAAGTGGGACCGTGCCGCCGTCGTCGAGGGTGAGGCTCTGGTGAGTGATGCGTTGTCCCGGACGCAGCTGGGGCCGTACCAGGTACAAGCGGCGATTGCTGCGGTACATGACACCGCAGAGCGCGCGGACGCGACGGACTGGCGCCAGATCGTCGCGCTGTACGACGTACTCGAGCAGTTGGTCGACAACCCGATGGTGAAGCTCAACCACGCGGTAGCGGTCGGTATGGCGGTCGGCCCGCAGGAGGGGCTCGCCGTACTCGAGCCTCTTGCCTCGGACGACCGCATGAACCACCGGCTGGAAGCAGTACGCGCACACCTGCTGGAGATGTCCGGTGACCTGGCTGCTGCGCGGGAGAGCTACCTGTTGGCGGCACGGCGCACGACGAGTGTGCCGGAGCGGCACTACTTGCAGTCGAAAGCGGACCGCCTGGCGTGA
- a CDS encoding DUF6131 family protein translates to MLVLGLILLLLGFLLHISILWTVGIILLVIGAALWVVGSTGRLIGGRRHWY, encoded by the coding sequence ATGCTCGTCCTCGGACTGATTCTGTTGCTCCTAGGGTTCCTGCTGCACATCTCGATCCTGTGGACCGTCGGCATCATCCTGCTCGTGATCGGAGCCGCGCTCTGGGTCGTCGGTTCTACCGGCCGCCTGATCGGCGGCAGGCGCCACTGGTACTGA
- a CDS encoding sigma-70 family RNA polymerase sigma factor — translation MDEHEQLALRFEENRGHLRAVAYRMLGSLAEAEDAVQEAWLRLSRTDVSDVGNLGGWLTTVVSRVCLDMLRSRKSRREDALETYVADPVLSELGPEDEAVQADAIGLALLVVLETLSPAERLAFVLHDMFGVGFDDIATIVDKSPAATRQLASRARRRVQGAPASDGDLNRQRAIVEAFMAASRGGDFEALLQLLDPEVLLRADAGAASAQYAGPAVSKLVRGAKAVVEQALMFSRMGPYLQVALVNGTPGLLTVVNGRLMGVMAVTVTDGLITELDILADVERLEAIPLPA, via the coding sequence GTGGACGAGCACGAGCAGTTGGCGCTGCGGTTCGAGGAGAACCGCGGGCACCTGCGGGCAGTTGCTTACCGGATGCTCGGGTCGCTGGCGGAAGCAGAGGACGCCGTACAGGAGGCCTGGCTGCGGCTGAGCCGGACCGACGTGAGTGATGTCGGCAACCTGGGCGGCTGGCTGACCACGGTGGTGTCGCGGGTGTGCCTGGACATGTTGCGCAGCCGCAAGTCGCGGCGAGAGGACGCGCTGGAGACGTACGTCGCGGACCCGGTACTGAGTGAGCTGGGGCCGGAGGACGAGGCGGTTCAGGCGGACGCGATCGGGCTGGCGTTGCTCGTCGTACTGGAGACGCTGTCGCCGGCCGAGCGGCTGGCGTTCGTGCTGCACGACATGTTCGGGGTCGGGTTCGACGACATCGCGACGATTGTGGACAAGTCGCCGGCCGCGACCCGTCAGCTGGCCAGCCGCGCGCGGCGGCGGGTCCAGGGTGCACCGGCGAGCGACGGTGACCTGAACCGGCAGCGGGCGATCGTCGAGGCGTTCATGGCCGCGTCGCGGGGCGGGGACTTCGAGGCGCTGCTGCAGCTGCTCGACCCGGAGGTGCTGCTGCGTGCGGACGCGGGTGCGGCGAGTGCGCAGTACGCCGGACCGGCCGTGTCGAAGCTGGTGCGTGGGGCGAAGGCGGTTGTCGAGCAGGCGCTCATGTTCAGCCGGATGGGACCGTATCTGCAGGTGGCGCTGGTCAACGGGACGCCTGGGCTGCTCACTGTGGTCAACGGGCGGCTGATGGGTGTCATGGCGGTGACCGTCACGGACGGGTTGATCACCGAGCTGGACATCCTGGCGGATGTGGAGCGGCTGGAGGCTATTCCGCTGCCAGCCTGA
- a CDS encoding SH3 domain-containing protein, protein MKVAIPGAAVAMVATGSAVAFPSQHVQLDPSIASSSLQLSRDAKVSRDALRPPINPTTTATPSTPKPTSSPTAKHLKKQAPIPKPTAAKTRASQDVTAPPTISGTKYTTTDVNLWSLPLTGLLLDVLPKGTKVSVTGKVDGLYSEVVSGGKSSWVKSQYLSATKPVAQVVGAISQAACKSGSAMEQGLTPDAIRVHRAICAMYPDISTYGGLRAGDTGSEHATGHAVDIMINSASEGQQIADWLKANYQKLGVSQLIWEQHIWTVQRSSEGWRAMPDRGSPTANHMDHVHVSVYGNTGTV, encoded by the coding sequence GTGAAGGTTGCGATCCCCGGCGCGGCGGTGGCGATGGTGGCCACCGGTTCGGCGGTGGCGTTCCCCAGCCAGCACGTCCAGCTCGACCCGTCGATCGCCAGCTCGTCCCTGCAGCTGTCGCGCGACGCCAAGGTCAGCCGGGACGCCCTGCGCCCGCCGATCAACCCGACCACCACGGCGACACCGAGTACGCCGAAGCCGACGTCGAGCCCGACGGCCAAGCACCTGAAGAAGCAGGCGCCGATCCCGAAGCCGACCGCCGCGAAGACCCGCGCCAGCCAAGACGTGACGGCGCCGCCGACGATCTCCGGCACGAAGTACACCACCACCGACGTGAACCTCTGGTCGCTGCCGCTCACCGGCCTCCTGCTGGACGTGCTGCCGAAGGGCACCAAGGTCTCGGTCACCGGCAAGGTCGACGGGCTGTACTCCGAGGTCGTCAGCGGCGGCAAGTCCAGCTGGGTGAAGTCGCAGTACCTGTCCGCCACGAAGCCGGTCGCGCAGGTCGTCGGTGCGATCTCCCAGGCCGCCTGCAAGTCCGGCTCCGCCATGGAGCAGGGGCTGACCCCGGACGCGATCCGGGTGCACCGGGCGATCTGCGCGATGTATCCCGACATCAGCACGTACGGCGGTCTGCGGGCCGGAGACACCGGCTCCGAGCACGCGACCGGCCACGCGGTGGACATCATGATCAACAGCGCGTCGGAGGGCCAGCAGATCGCCGACTGGCTGAAGGCGAACTACCAGAAGCTCGGCGTCAGCCAGCTCATCTGGGAGCAGCACATCTGGACCGTGCAGCGCAGCAGCGAGGGCTGGCGCGCGATGCCGGACCGCGGCAGCCCGACCGCGAACCACATGGACCACGTCCACGTCTCCGTCTACGGCAACACCGGTACGGTCTGA
- a CDS encoding YciI family protein — protein MLLIYSNAESWEGLSAEQREGLVQAHESLAQELTEQGLLVSAAGLADPITTRTVRVVDETATTTDGPYAEAKEHLAGFYLVECDDIDQAIGYAARLPDAEYMAVEVRPVMDMSGLEM, from the coding sequence ATGCTGCTGATCTACAGCAACGCCGAGAGCTGGGAAGGCCTGTCCGCCGAGCAGCGCGAGGGCTTGGTGCAGGCGCACGAGTCGTTGGCGCAGGAGCTGACCGAGCAGGGCCTGCTGGTCAGTGCGGCCGGTCTGGCGGACCCGATCACGACACGGACTGTACGGGTGGTCGACGAGACCGCGACCACCACGGACGGGCCGTACGCGGAGGCCAAGGAGCACCTGGCCGGGTTCTACCTGGTGGAGTGCGACGACATAGACCAGGCGATCGGGTACGCCGCCCGGCTACCTGACGCGGAGTACATGGCCGTGGAGGTGCGGCCGGTGATGGACATGTCCGGGCTGGAGATGTGA
- a CDS encoding alpha/beta fold hydrolase has protein sequence MELTIPVGQDTVWTEHLAGDGVPIVLLHPGVGDSRVWDLVLPGLDGRRVLRYDVRGYGRSPLPTTEFSLLKDLETVLDQLELQQVLLVGCSMGGGNALSYALAHPERVHGLVLLCPGVPGFPWPDEPELDARYDVLAAEQDVDGLVKLGLREWARAGSDDAVVAQLRAAIPAWFDQDDYLQEDPAVYDRLHEIQAPSVVMVGDKDRPILAAVAGGTAARIPGCEFIWMPGVDHFPSLREPQLVTDTILRLAGD, from the coding sequence ATGGAGCTGACGATCCCGGTTGGGCAGGACACGGTCTGGACCGAGCACCTGGCCGGTGACGGCGTACCGATCGTGCTGTTGCACCCTGGCGTCGGAGACTCCCGCGTCTGGGACCTCGTGCTGCCTGGACTCGACGGCCGCCGCGTCCTTCGGTACGACGTACGCGGGTACGGGCGATCGCCCCTGCCGACGACGGAGTTCTCGCTGCTGAAGGACCTGGAGACTGTGCTGGACCAGCTGGAGCTACAGCAAGTCCTGCTCGTCGGCTGCTCGATGGGCGGCGGTAATGCGCTCAGCTACGCACTGGCCCACCCGGAACGGGTGCACGGGCTGGTGCTGTTGTGTCCGGGCGTACCTGGCTTCCCCTGGCCCGACGAGCCCGAGCTGGATGCGCGGTACGACGTACTCGCAGCAGAGCAGGACGTGGACGGTCTTGTGAAGCTAGGACTGCGTGAGTGGGCAAGAGCAGGCTCTGACGACGCCGTGGTTGCTCAGCTGCGTGCTGCCATTCCAGCGTGGTTCGACCAAGACGACTACCTGCAGGAGGACCCGGCCGTCTACGACCGGCTGCACGAGATCCAGGCTCCGTCGGTCGTCATGGTCGGCGACAAGGACCGTCCGATCCTCGCAGCCGTGGCCGGCGGTACGGCCGCGCGGATCCCCGGCTGCGAGTTCATCTGGATGCCTGGTGTCGACCACTTCCCGAGCCTTCGCGAGCCGCAGCTGGTGACCGACACCATCCTCCGGCTCGCCGGCGACTAG
- a CDS encoding FAD-binding oxidoreductase, whose translation MSTQAVVAGTRDVVAGLLGAGFNGAVRLPGEAEYDEQRRSVIPSVDSRPLLIAEAYGRTDVQAAVRTAREYGVPIAVQATGHGTRVPADGGILLKTTPMTTVLIDPERRIAKVAPGARWGAVLDAARQFGLAPLSGSHRDVGVTGYTLGGGVGWLARKYGFAADSVIRAELVTADGRLVTASAEHHPDLFWAIRGGTGNFGVVTSLEFRLYPVREVHAGIVYYGIDRAAAILRRYRDWTATIPNDLSTAVVLTRVPGTEQRAVAIKVLYAGPAELAEHLLKPLFATAGPRLAGELGTIEYADAAMGGTPARHLDFLDTLTDEVIDIVAELEDATVEVRHWGGAMAHPGPGAGPVGHRAAAYSLIIDREVADLSCSGRTFVNFLGDPSRADTAYDPKDLRRLREVKRAYDPSNLFHLNANIRP comes from the coding sequence ATGTCTACGCAGGCAGTGGTGGCGGGTACGCGGGATGTGGTGGCGGGGCTGTTGGGGGCGGGGTTCAACGGTGCCGTCCGGCTGCCGGGTGAGGCGGAGTACGACGAGCAACGGCGGTCGGTGATTCCGTCGGTGGATTCGCGTCCGCTCCTGATCGCCGAGGCGTACGGGCGGACCGACGTCCAGGCGGCGGTGCGGACCGCTCGGGAGTACGGCGTACCGATCGCGGTGCAGGCGACCGGGCACGGGACGCGGGTGCCGGCGGACGGCGGGATCCTGCTGAAGACGACGCCGATGACGACGGTGCTGATCGACCCGGAGCGGCGGATCGCCAAGGTCGCGCCGGGTGCGCGGTGGGGCGCGGTGCTCGACGCCGCCCGGCAGTTCGGGCTCGCGCCGTTGTCCGGCTCGCACCGGGACGTCGGTGTCACCGGGTACACGCTCGGCGGCGGCGTCGGGTGGCTGGCCCGCAAGTACGGGTTCGCGGCCGACAGCGTCATCCGCGCCGAACTCGTGACCGCCGACGGCCGCCTGGTCACCGCGAGCGCCGAGCACCACCCGGACCTGTTCTGGGCGATCCGCGGCGGCACCGGCAACTTCGGCGTGGTCACCTCGCTGGAGTTCCGCCTGTACCCGGTCCGCGAGGTGCACGCCGGCATCGTGTATTACGGCATCGACCGCGCCGCCGCGATCCTCCGCCGGTACCGCGACTGGACCGCGACGATCCCCAACGACCTGAGCACCGCGGTCGTCCTCACCCGCGTCCCCGGCACCGAGCAGCGGGCCGTCGCGATCAAGGTCCTGTACGCCGGACCCGCCGAGCTCGCCGAACACCTGCTGAAGCCGCTCTTCGCAACCGCCGGGCCGCGTCTGGCGGGAGAGCTCGGAACCATCGAGTACGCCGACGCCGCGATGGGCGGCACACCCGCGCGGCACCTGGACTTCCTGGACACGCTGACCGACGAGGTGATCGACATCGTCGCCGAACTCGAGGACGCGACGGTCGAGGTACGGCACTGGGGCGGCGCGATGGCGCATCCCGGGCCGGGCGCCGGACCTGTCGGGCACCGCGCGGCGGCGTACTCGCTGATCATCGACCGCGAGGTCGCCGACCTATCGTGCTCGGGCCGTACGTTCGTGAACTTCCTCGGAGACCCGAGCCGCGCGGACACGGCGTACGACCCGAAGGACCTGCGGCGGCTGCGTGAGGTGAAACGGGCCTACGACCCGTCGAACCTGTTCCACCTCAACGCGAACATCCGCCCCTGA
- a CDS encoding MFS transporter, whose translation MVPESKRWLALALLCLTGFMIILDASIVLVAIPSIERELAFSIGGVQWVPSGYALMFGGLLLLGGRISDLLGRRRVFMTGLLLFAGSSLLCGFAWSGDALVLARGLQGAAAAVLAPSALSIVMTTFPSGPDRNKALGIWGATSGVGGTAGSLIGGPVTDGLGWQWIFFINVPVCVMVVLLAPLLLQDSRGSGRRGFDVAGAATVTAGLIVLVYAVIQAPASSVLRTVLLVLVSGLLFVLFVFVEKRSAAPLVPLRIFHSRALVGGNLITISWGLAAFGLNFVYTQYAQLALGVSAVRYGLMSAVLAATAVGGSMVGQHLVTRVGPRRVAFVSLLAAGVGTTLMTRLTVTSGYFELAFWGLTIFGAGLGAGSVAGSIASLSDVAGEDAGIASGLQNASFQIGGAVGIAVVSAVATTGTSGSTPVALTHGYRIAFATVWVFIAIGITGCLLVKQLLEVHGPGSGHRRSVAATSARRPPRKEASCSSSD comes from the coding sequence ATGGTGCCGGAATCGAAGCGCTGGCTCGCGCTCGCGTTGCTGTGTCTGACCGGGTTCATGATCATCCTGGACGCGTCGATCGTGCTGGTCGCGATCCCGTCGATCGAGCGGGAACTGGCGTTCTCGATCGGAGGCGTGCAGTGGGTGCCGAGCGGGTACGCGCTGATGTTCGGCGGACTCCTGCTGCTCGGCGGGCGGATCTCCGACCTGCTCGGGCGGCGGCGCGTGTTCATGACCGGGCTGCTGCTGTTCGCCGGGTCCTCTCTGCTGTGCGGGTTCGCGTGGAGCGGTGACGCACTGGTGCTCGCCCGCGGGCTACAGGGTGCTGCGGCCGCCGTACTGGCTCCTAGTGCGTTGTCGATCGTGATGACCACCTTCCCGTCGGGTCCGGATCGCAACAAGGCGCTGGGGATCTGGGGCGCGACCAGTGGCGTGGGAGGTACGGCGGGCTCGCTCATCGGAGGCCCTGTGACGGACGGGCTCGGCTGGCAGTGGATCTTCTTCATCAACGTGCCCGTGTGCGTAATGGTCGTCCTACTGGCGCCGCTACTGCTGCAGGACAGCCGTGGATCGGGCCGCCGCGGGTTTGACGTAGCTGGTGCAGCAACGGTCACGGCTGGGCTCATTGTGCTCGTGTACGCCGTCATCCAGGCCCCTGCGTCGTCTGTGCTCCGGACGGTGCTCTTGGTGCTGGTGTCCGGCCTCCTGTTCGTGCTGTTCGTTTTCGTCGAGAAGCGGTCGGCTGCACCGCTCGTACCGCTAAGGATCTTCCACTCGCGCGCACTGGTTGGTGGGAACCTCATCACGATCAGCTGGGGCCTGGCGGCGTTCGGCCTGAACTTCGTCTACACGCAGTACGCCCAGCTCGCTCTTGGTGTGTCAGCGGTTCGCTACGGCCTCATGTCCGCAGTACTCGCAGCTACCGCGGTAGGCGGGTCCATGGTCGGCCAGCACCTCGTCACACGCGTCGGCCCACGCAGGGTCGCGTTCGTGTCGCTCCTGGCCGCAGGAGTCGGTACGACGCTGATGACCAGGCTCACCGTGACGTCCGGGTACTTCGAGTTGGCGTTCTGGGGTCTCACGATCTTCGGCGCCGGGCTGGGTGCCGGCTCGGTCGCCGGCTCGATCGCGTCCCTCAGCGACGTGGCGGGCGAGGACGCCGGCATCGCGTCCGGGTTGCAGAACGCAAGCTTCCAGATCGGCGGTGCGGTCGGCATCGCCGTGGTGTCCGCCGTCGCCACCACCGGTACGTCGGGATCCACGCCGGTCGCGCTCACCCACGGCTACCGGATCGCGTTCGCGACCGTGTGGGTGTTCATCGCGATCGGGATCACCGGATGCCTGCTGGTCAAACAACTGTTGGAGGTTCACGGCCCGGGGAGTGGGCACCGGAGGTCCGTGGCCGCCACGTCCGCGCGGCGGCCCCCGAGAAAGGAGGCATCATGCTCGTCCTCGGACTGA